The following coding sequences lie in one Rutidosis leptorrhynchoides isolate AG116_Rl617_1_P2 chromosome 4, CSIRO_AGI_Rlap_v1, whole genome shotgun sequence genomic window:
- the LOC139840095 gene encoding 65-kDa microtubule-associated protein 6-like, translating to MLAGSPCSVRTATTCNTLLKELQQIWMDIGENEAEKDRLLIELERECLEVYRRKVDEAATAKVRLHQAVAAKEAELAALIAALGDINTHFPLTVENKSLSLKAQLSMVTPLVEELKVKKDERIKQFAEIKSQIEKINSEISGYSQLVDSVSSLNIEEHDLSLRKLGEYQSQLRTLQKEKSERVDKVLARVNEAHSLCNVLGSDFSETINDVHPSLYGTSLEQATNISDSTLEGLENVVLKLKTEKNVRFQKLKDIAASLSELWQIMDSTMEEKGYFSRITSVTRLSEADIVETAALSLEIIQQASEEVERLSKLKVSRMKELVMKRRSELEEICFKTHIEPDSSTTIDKSNAMIDSGLVDPSELLANIEAQISKVKAEALSRKEIMDRIERWLSACEEENWLEDYNLDQNRYSAGRGAHLSLKRAERARITVNKIPVIVDNLICKTIAWEDDRKKLFLYDGVRLVTILEEYKLTRLQKEEEKKRFKDQKKLQDLLLTERESIYGSKPSPRRASSFRMAGNGYRANGNGSMTPTPRRSSVTSPTMESMTPRSYSGRQNGYSKETRRLTTGPLNFVAIPKEDTISSYSSVYGSEPGSPFQN from the exons ATGTTGGCAGGAAGTCCTTGTAGTGTCCGTACAGCCACTACTTGCAATACTTTACTAAAAGAACTTCAG CAAATATGGATGGACATAGGTGAAAATGAAGCAGAAAAAGATAGACTGTTGATTGAATTGGAGAGAGAGTGTTTAGAAGTATATAGAAGAAAGGTTGATGAGGCTGCAACCGCTAAAGTCCGTCTTCATCAGGCGGTTGCCGCCAAAGAAGCCGAACTTGCCGCCCTCATCGCCGCTCTCGGTGACATTAACACTCATTTTCCG CTAACCGTGGAAAACAAATCTTTATCGTTGAAAGCTCAACTTTCAATGGTCACACCGTTGGTTGAAGAATTGAAAGTAAAGAAAGACGAAAGAATTAAACAATTTGCTGAAATTAAAAGTCAAATTGAGAAAATCAACAGTGAAATTTCGGGATACAGTCAACTTGTTGACTCAGTTAGCTCACTAAATATCGAAGAACATGATTTGTCTTTGAGAAAACTTGGAGAATATCAGTCTCAGCTTCGTACACTACAGAAGGAAAAG TCAGAACGGGTCGATAAAGTTTTGGCACGCGTGAACGAGGCCCATTCGTTGTGTAACGTTCTTGGGTCAGACTTCAGCGAAACCATTAATGACGTGCATCCAAGCTTGTACGGTACAAGTCTAGAACAAGCAACAAATATAAGCGATAGCACATTGGAAGGTCTCGAGAACGTTGTACTGAAGTTGAAAACAGAGAAGAATGTGCGGTTTCAGAAG TTGAAAGATATTGCTGCATCGCTTTCTGAACTTTGGCAAATAATGGACTCTACAATGGAAGAAAAGGGTTATTTTTCAAGAATTACATCGGTGACTAGATTATCAGAAGCAGATATTGTGGAAACCGCAGCTCTTTCATTGGAGATTATACAACAG GCTTCAGAAGAAGTTGAGAGGCTGAGTAAACTGAAAGTGAGCCGGATGAAAGAACTAGTTATGAAGAGGAGATCTGAGTTGGAAGAAATATGCTTCAAGACTCATATCGAGCCCGATTCAAGTACTACTATTGATAAATCTAACGCAATGATAGATTCTG GTCTGGTGGACCCCAGTGAACTTTTAGCAAACATTGAAGCACAAATTAGTAAAGTAAAGGCTGAagctttgagtcgaaaggaaatCATGGATAGGATCGAACGATGGCTTTCTGCGTGTGAGGAGGAAAATTGGCTTGAAGATTATAACCTA GATCAAAATCGGTATAGTGCTGGAAGAGGAGCTCATCTTAGTTTAAAACGTGCTGAACGGGCACGAATTACTGTTAACAAGATTCCag TAATCGTTGATAATCTAATATGCAAGACAATTGCATGGGAAGATGATCGAAAAAAGTTGTTTCTTTATGACGGG GTGCGGTTGGTGACAATTTTGGAGGAATATAAACTAACTAGACTACAAAAAGAGGAGGAAAAGAAGCGATTCAAG GACCAAAAGAAGCTTCAAGATTTGCTGCTTACAGAAAGAGAATCGATTTATGGATCGAAGCCTAGTCCAAGGAGAGCTAGTAGTTTCAGAATGGCGGGTAACGGATACCGTGCAAATGGAAACGGGTCAATGACACCGACACCACGGAGGAGTTCGGTTACGAGTCCAACAATGGAGTCTATGACACCACGTTCATACTCGGGTCGTCAAAACGGGTACTCCAAGGAAACGAGAAGATTAACTACCGGACCACTTAACTTTGTGGCTATACCGAAAGAGGATACGATATCATCGTATTCTTCTGTATATGGTTCTGAACCTGGGTCTCCCTTTCAGAACTGA